Proteins co-encoded in one Osmerus mordax isolate fOsmMor3 chromosome 11, fOsmMor3.pri, whole genome shotgun sequence genomic window:
- the LOC136951956 gene encoding POU domain class 2-associating factor 1 isoform X2 — protein MILRGRRYGLQGCALCLISRRSSRLCVFAVCSPAPPAGQASARPYQGVRVRDPVKELLRKKRGLDPHSTWTAPPAAGPATVISLPSYSQVCKSMFHISPWSPDIGCERNHLAVFVPSDQVGFDAVGCPPSPSTPPAGSEGGGQCAGWVAPSPEPPRASWPCPDYHQQNDLMTSCTTFTPTTFSTATFTPSTLSYPSGPAMAGEVYMQSVCPSYTVLAPPSVLTYTHAPLFTNFGVELQDVAYIPWAQPFASLPSVPTQASIPTLPTLSNLHSTGVQFAACSATLPGTLLPMALPLSSLPQTNPQTEGRHAPQTLEEALAEALEVDPGPDQQPEPMNPLEMLLEEQVEADEEKEEEEVEEQEEGRETFRPLLFTSVI, from the exons ACTCTGTGTCTTTGCTGTGTGCTCCCCAGCGCCCCCAGCAGGCCAGGCCAGTGCTAGGCCCTACCAGGGGGTGCGCGTCCGAGACCCAGTCAAGGAGCTgttgagaaagaaaagaggacTTGACCCCCACAGCACCTGGACAGCGCCACCTGCAGCG GGTCCGGCCACTGTCATCAGCCTGCCATCATACTCCCAAGTCTGTAAGTCAATGTTCCACATCAGCCCCTGGAGTCCAGACATCGGTTGTGAACGTAATCACCTTGCTGTGTTTGTGCCCTCAGATCAGGTTGGCTTTGACGCAGTCGgatgcccccccagcccctccacccccccagcaggcagtgagggaggggggcagtgtgCCGGCTGGGTTGccccctctccagaaccccccaGGGCCTCCTGGCCCTGCCCTGACTATCACCAGCAGAATGACCTCATGACCTCATGCACAACCTTTACCCCGACGACTTTCAGCACTGCGACCTTCACCCCCTCGACCTTGAGCTACCCCAGTGGCCCAGCGATGGCGGGGGAGGTTTACATGCAGTCTGTGTGTCCCAGCTACACGGTCCTGGCCCCACCCTCTGTACTCACCTACACGCACGCACCACTTTTCACCAACTTTGGG GTGGAGCTTCAGGATGTCGCCTACATCCCCTGGGCCCAGCCCTTTGCCTCCCTGCCTTCTGTACCCACCCAAGCCTCCATACCCACCCTGCCCACACTCTCCAACCTCCATTCCACAGGGGTCCAGTTTGCCGCCTGTTCTGCCACCCTGCCCGGGACCTTGCTCCCCATGGCACTGCCACTGAGCTCCCTGCCTCAGACCAACCCCCAGACTGAGGGGCGGCACGCCCCCCAGACACTGGAGGAGGCCCTGGCAGAGGCTTTGGAGGTGGACCCAGGCCCCGACCAGCAACCAGAGCCTATGAACCCTTTGGAGATGCTTCTGGAAGAGCAGGTGGAGGCagatgaggagaaagaagaggaggaggtggaagaacaggaggagggtagagagacaTTTCGTCCCTTGCTCTTCACATCGGTTATCTGA
- the LOC136951956 gene encoding POU domain class 2-associating factor 1 isoform X3, with protein sequence MILRGRRYGLQGCALCLISRRSSRLCVFAVCSPAPPAGQASARPYQGVRVRDPVKELLRKKRGLDPHSTWTAPPAAGPATVISLPSYSQVYQVGFDAVGCPPSPSTPPAGSEGGGQCAGWVAPSPEPPRASWPCPDYHQQNDLMTSCTTFTPTTFSTATFTPSTLSYPSGPAMAGEVYMQSVCPSYTVLAPPSVLTYTHAPLFTNFGTIPVSSGSPHFPQVELQDVAYIPWAQPFASLPSVPTQASIPTLPTLSNLHSTGVQFAACSATLPGTLLPMALPLSSLPQTNPQTEGRHAPQTLEEALAEALEVDPGPDQQPEPMNPLEMLLEEQVEADEEKEEEEVEEQEEGRETFRPLLFTSVI encoded by the exons ACTCTGTGTCTTTGCTGTGTGCTCCCCAGCGCCCCCAGCAGGCCAGGCCAGTGCTAGGCCCTACCAGGGGGTGCGCGTCCGAGACCCAGTCAAGGAGCTgttgagaaagaaaagaggacTTGACCCCCACAGCACCTGGACAGCGCCACCTGCAGCG GGTCCGGCCACTGTCATCAGCCTGCCATCATACTCCCAAGTCT ATCAGGTTGGCTTTGACGCAGTCGgatgcccccccagcccctccacccccccagcaggcagtgagggaggggggcagtgtgCCGGCTGGGTTGccccctctccagaaccccccaGGGCCTCCTGGCCCTGCCCTGACTATCACCAGCAGAATGACCTCATGACCTCATGCACAACCTTTACCCCGACGACTTTCAGCACTGCGACCTTCACCCCCTCGACCTTGAGCTACCCCAGTGGCCCAGCGATGGCGGGGGAGGTTTACATGCAGTCTGTGTGTCCCAGCTACACGGTCCTGGCCCCACCCTCTGTACTCACCTACACGCACGCACCACTTTTCACCAACTTTGGG ACCATCCCTGTGTCCTCTGGATCCCCCCACTTCCCCCAGGTGGAGCTTCAGGATGTCGCCTACATCCCCTGGGCCCAGCCCTTTGCCTCCCTGCCTTCTGTACCCACCCAAGCCTCCATACCCACCCTGCCCACACTCTCCAACCTCCATTCCACAGGGGTCCAGTTTGCCGCCTGTTCTGCCACCCTGCCCGGGACCTTGCTCCCCATGGCACTGCCACTGAGCTCCCTGCCTCAGACCAACCCCCAGACTGAGGGGCGGCACGCCCCCCAGACACTGGAGGAGGCCCTGGCAGAGGCTTTGGAGGTGGACCCAGGCCCCGACCAGCAACCAGAGCCTATGAACCCTTTGGAGATGCTTCTGGAAGAGCAGGTGGAGGCagatgaggagaaagaagaggaggaggtggaagaacaggaggagggtagagagacaTTTCGTCCCTTGCTCTTCACATCGGTTATCTGA
- the LOC136951956 gene encoding POU domain class 2-associating factor 1 isoform X1 produces the protein MILRGRRYGLQGCALCLISRRSSRLCVFAVCSPAPPAGQASARPYQGVRVRDPVKELLRKKRGLDPHSTWTAPPAAGPATVISLPSYSQVCKSMFHISPWSPDIGCERNHLAVFVPSDQVGFDAVGCPPSPSTPPAGSEGGGQCAGWVAPSPEPPRASWPCPDYHQQNDLMTSCTTFTPTTFSTATFTPSTLSYPSGPAMAGEVYMQSVCPSYTVLAPPSVLTYTHAPLFTNFGTIPVSSGSPHFPQVELQDVAYIPWAQPFASLPSVPTQASIPTLPTLSNLHSTGVQFAACSATLPGTLLPMALPLSSLPQTNPQTEGRHAPQTLEEALAEALEVDPGPDQQPEPMNPLEMLLEEQVEADEEKEEEEVEEQEEGRETFRPLLFTSVI, from the exons ACTCTGTGTCTTTGCTGTGTGCTCCCCAGCGCCCCCAGCAGGCCAGGCCAGTGCTAGGCCCTACCAGGGGGTGCGCGTCCGAGACCCAGTCAAGGAGCTgttgagaaagaaaagaggacTTGACCCCCACAGCACCTGGACAGCGCCACCTGCAGCG GGTCCGGCCACTGTCATCAGCCTGCCATCATACTCCCAAGTCTGTAAGTCAATGTTCCACATCAGCCCCTGGAGTCCAGACATCGGTTGTGAACGTAATCACCTTGCTGTGTTTGTGCCCTCAGATCAGGTTGGCTTTGACGCAGTCGgatgcccccccagcccctccacccccccagcaggcagtgagggaggggggcagtgtgCCGGCTGGGTTGccccctctccagaaccccccaGGGCCTCCTGGCCCTGCCCTGACTATCACCAGCAGAATGACCTCATGACCTCATGCACAACCTTTACCCCGACGACTTTCAGCACTGCGACCTTCACCCCCTCGACCTTGAGCTACCCCAGTGGCCCAGCGATGGCGGGGGAGGTTTACATGCAGTCTGTGTGTCCCAGCTACACGGTCCTGGCCCCACCCTCTGTACTCACCTACACGCACGCACCACTTTTCACCAACTTTGGG ACCATCCCTGTGTCCTCTGGATCCCCCCACTTCCCCCAGGTGGAGCTTCAGGATGTCGCCTACATCCCCTGGGCCCAGCCCTTTGCCTCCCTGCCTTCTGTACCCACCCAAGCCTCCATACCCACCCTGCCCACACTCTCCAACCTCCATTCCACAGGGGTCCAGTTTGCCGCCTGTTCTGCCACCCTGCCCGGGACCTTGCTCCCCATGGCACTGCCACTGAGCTCCCTGCCTCAGACCAACCCCCAGACTGAGGGGCGGCACGCCCCCCAGACACTGGAGGAGGCCCTGGCAGAGGCTTTGGAGGTGGACCCAGGCCCCGACCAGCAACCAGAGCCTATGAACCCTTTGGAGATGCTTCTGGAAGAGCAGGTGGAGGCagatgaggagaaagaagaggaggaggtggaagaacaggaggagggtagagagacaTTTCGTCCCTTGCTCTTCACATCGGTTATCTGA
- the LOC136951956 gene encoding POU domain class 2-associating factor 1 isoform X5 — MHWDKSPPAGQASARPYQGVRVRDPVKELLRKKRGLDPHSTWTAPPAAGPATVISLPSYSQVYQVGFDAVGCPPSPSTPPAGSEGGGQCAGWVAPSPEPPRASWPCPDYHQQNDLMTSCTTFTPTTFSTATFTPSTLSYPSGPAMAGEVYMQSVCPSYTVLAPPSVLTYTHAPLFTNFGTIPVSSGSPHFPQVELQDVAYIPWAQPFASLPSVPTQASIPTLPTLSNLHSTGVQFAACSATLPGTLLPMALPLSSLPQTNPQTEGRHAPQTLEEALAEALEVDPGPDQQPEPMNPLEMLLEEQVEADEEKEEEEVEEQEEGRETFRPLLFTSVI, encoded by the exons CGCCCCCAGCAGGCCAGGCCAGTGCTAGGCCCTACCAGGGGGTGCGCGTCCGAGACCCAGTCAAGGAGCTgttgagaaagaaaagaggacTTGACCCCCACAGCACCTGGACAGCGCCACCTGCAGCG GGTCCGGCCACTGTCATCAGCCTGCCATCATACTCCCAAGTCT ATCAGGTTGGCTTTGACGCAGTCGgatgcccccccagcccctccacccccccagcaggcagtgagggaggggggcagtgtgCCGGCTGGGTTGccccctctccagaaccccccaGGGCCTCCTGGCCCTGCCCTGACTATCACCAGCAGAATGACCTCATGACCTCATGCACAACCTTTACCCCGACGACTTTCAGCACTGCGACCTTCACCCCCTCGACCTTGAGCTACCCCAGTGGCCCAGCGATGGCGGGGGAGGTTTACATGCAGTCTGTGTGTCCCAGCTACACGGTCCTGGCCCCACCCTCTGTACTCACCTACACGCACGCACCACTTTTCACCAACTTTGGG ACCATCCCTGTGTCCTCTGGATCCCCCCACTTCCCCCAGGTGGAGCTTCAGGATGTCGCCTACATCCCCTGGGCCCAGCCCTTTGCCTCCCTGCCTTCTGTACCCACCCAAGCCTCCATACCCACCCTGCCCACACTCTCCAACCTCCATTCCACAGGGGTCCAGTTTGCCGCCTGTTCTGCCACCCTGCCCGGGACCTTGCTCCCCATGGCACTGCCACTGAGCTCCCTGCCTCAGACCAACCCCCAGACTGAGGGGCGGCACGCCCCCCAGACACTGGAGGAGGCCCTGGCAGAGGCTTTGGAGGTGGACCCAGGCCCCGACCAGCAACCAGAGCCTATGAACCCTTTGGAGATGCTTCTGGAAGAGCAGGTGGAGGCagatgaggagaaagaagaggaggaggtggaagaacaggaggagggtagagagacaTTTCGTCCCTTGCTCTTCACATCGGTTATCTGA
- the LOC136951956 gene encoding POU domain class 2-associating factor 1 isoform X4 translates to MHWDKSPPAGQASARPYQGVRVRDPVKELLRKKRGLDPHSTWTAPPAAGPATVISLPSYSQVCKSMFHISPWSPDIGCERNHLAVFVPSDQVGFDAVGCPPSPSTPPAGSEGGGQCAGWVAPSPEPPRASWPCPDYHQQNDLMTSCTTFTPTTFSTATFTPSTLSYPSGPAMAGEVYMQSVCPSYTVLAPPSVLTYTHAPLFTNFGTIPVSSGSPHFPQVELQDVAYIPWAQPFASLPSVPTQASIPTLPTLSNLHSTGVQFAACSATLPGTLLPMALPLSSLPQTNPQTEGRHAPQTLEEALAEALEVDPGPDQQPEPMNPLEMLLEEQVEADEEKEEEEVEEQEEGRETFRPLLFTSVI, encoded by the exons CGCCCCCAGCAGGCCAGGCCAGTGCTAGGCCCTACCAGGGGGTGCGCGTCCGAGACCCAGTCAAGGAGCTgttgagaaagaaaagaggacTTGACCCCCACAGCACCTGGACAGCGCCACCTGCAGCG GGTCCGGCCACTGTCATCAGCCTGCCATCATACTCCCAAGTCTGTAAGTCAATGTTCCACATCAGCCCCTGGAGTCCAGACATCGGTTGTGAACGTAATCACCTTGCTGTGTTTGTGCCCTCAGATCAGGTTGGCTTTGACGCAGTCGgatgcccccccagcccctccacccccccagcaggcagtgagggaggggggcagtgtgCCGGCTGGGTTGccccctctccagaaccccccaGGGCCTCCTGGCCCTGCCCTGACTATCACCAGCAGAATGACCTCATGACCTCATGCACAACCTTTACCCCGACGACTTTCAGCACTGCGACCTTCACCCCCTCGACCTTGAGCTACCCCAGTGGCCCAGCGATGGCGGGGGAGGTTTACATGCAGTCTGTGTGTCCCAGCTACACGGTCCTGGCCCCACCCTCTGTACTCACCTACACGCACGCACCACTTTTCACCAACTTTGGG ACCATCCCTGTGTCCTCTGGATCCCCCCACTTCCCCCAGGTGGAGCTTCAGGATGTCGCCTACATCCCCTGGGCCCAGCCCTTTGCCTCCCTGCCTTCTGTACCCACCCAAGCCTCCATACCCACCCTGCCCACACTCTCCAACCTCCATTCCACAGGGGTCCAGTTTGCCGCCTGTTCTGCCACCCTGCCCGGGACCTTGCTCCCCATGGCACTGCCACTGAGCTCCCTGCCTCAGACCAACCCCCAGACTGAGGGGCGGCACGCCCCCCAGACACTGGAGGAGGCCCTGGCAGAGGCTTTGGAGGTGGACCCAGGCCCCGACCAGCAACCAGAGCCTATGAACCCTTTGGAGATGCTTCTGGAAGAGCAGGTGGAGGCagatgaggagaaagaagaggaggaggtggaagaacaggaggagggtagagagacaTTTCGTCCCTTGCTCTTCACATCGGTTATCTGA
- the LOC136951956 gene encoding POU domain class 2-associating factor 1 isoform X6, whose translation MFHISPWSPDIGCERNHLAVFVPSDQVGFDAVGCPPSPSTPPAGSEGGGQCAGWVAPSPEPPRASWPCPDYHQQNDLMTSCTTFTPTTFSTATFTPSTLSYPSGPAMAGEVYMQSVCPSYTVLAPPSVLTYTHAPLFTNFGTIPVSSGSPHFPQVELQDVAYIPWAQPFASLPSVPTQASIPTLPTLSNLHSTGVQFAACSATLPGTLLPMALPLSSLPQTNPQTEGRHAPQTLEEALAEALEVDPGPDQQPEPMNPLEMLLEEQVEADEEKEEEEVEEQEEGRETFRPLLFTSVI comes from the exons ATGTTCCACATCAGCCCCTGGAGTCCAGACATCGGTTGTGAACGTAATCACCTTGCTGTGTTTGTGCCCTCAGATCAGGTTGGCTTTGACGCAGTCGgatgcccccccagcccctccacccccccagcaggcagtgagggaggggggcagtgtgCCGGCTGGGTTGccccctctccagaaccccccaGGGCCTCCTGGCCCTGCCCTGACTATCACCAGCAGAATGACCTCATGACCTCATGCACAACCTTTACCCCGACGACTTTCAGCACTGCGACCTTCACCCCCTCGACCTTGAGCTACCCCAGTGGCCCAGCGATGGCGGGGGAGGTTTACATGCAGTCTGTGTGTCCCAGCTACACGGTCCTGGCCCCACCCTCTGTACTCACCTACACGCACGCACCACTTTTCACCAACTTTGGG ACCATCCCTGTGTCCTCTGGATCCCCCCACTTCCCCCAGGTGGAGCTTCAGGATGTCGCCTACATCCCCTGGGCCCAGCCCTTTGCCTCCCTGCCTTCTGTACCCACCCAAGCCTCCATACCCACCCTGCCCACACTCTCCAACCTCCATTCCACAGGGGTCCAGTTTGCCGCCTGTTCTGCCACCCTGCCCGGGACCTTGCTCCCCATGGCACTGCCACTGAGCTCCCTGCCTCAGACCAACCCCCAGACTGAGGGGCGGCACGCCCCCCAGACACTGGAGGAGGCCCTGGCAGAGGCTTTGGAGGTGGACCCAGGCCCCGACCAGCAACCAGAGCCTATGAACCCTTTGGAGATGCTTCTGGAAGAGCAGGTGGAGGCagatgaggagaaagaagaggaggaggtggaagaacaggaggagggtagagagacaTTTCGTCCCTTGCTCTTCACATCGGTTATCTGA
- the linc.pou2af1 gene encoding colorectal cancer associated 2 isoform X1 — MSEKPKVYQGVRVKTTVKELLQRRRAELAAVKTLTLEFVPQNEFVSTLPAHYYDSFTGDSSGGAQQSLQSRAFPDPTGTVTLDNVFQNQQLLNVLLPEDSFGSSPLPPPLQVWPYGHQSPVDYYSHVMSCTSCLHPQDPSSPSESLNQPSPVDYNGYSPQPSSSPSSSSSCYNSPSRMESGYGFAPEHYYCQNCSRQPCYCLPHWSVGPGECLPALEYGAYGHTDCEYTSDLQDSFFRRDLINSEMCYL, encoded by the exons AAAAGCCTAAGGTGTACCAGGGCGTGCGCGTGAAGACCACAGTGAAAGAATTGCTACAGCGGCGAAGAGCTGAACTGGCGGCCGTTAAAACG CTAACACTGGAGTTCGTCCCGCAGAATGAATTTGTCTCCACGTTGCCTG CTCACTACTACGACTCGTTCACCGGAGATTCTAGCGGAGGTGCCCAGCAATCGCTTCAATCACGCGCCTTCCCAGACCCCACCGGCACGGTGACTTTGGACAACGTATTTCAGAATCAGCAGTTGTTAAACGTGCTTCTGCCAGAGGACAGCTTCGGGAGCAGCCCACTCCCGCCGCCCTTACAAGTCTGGCCCTATGGACACCAATCTCCCGTAGATTACTACAGTCACGTCATG TCCTGCACATCATGCCTTCATCCCCAggatccctcctccccttcggaGTCCCTGAACCAGCCGAGCCCGGTAGATTACAATGGGTactctcctcagccctcctcctcaccctcctcctcctcctcatgctaCAACTCTCCCAGCAGGATGGAGTCTGGCTATGGATTTGCTCCAGAGCACTACTACTGCCAGAACTGTAGTCGCCAGCCCTGTTATTGCCTGCCTCACTGGTCGGTAGGACCGGGCGAGTGCCTCCCCGCACTGGAGTACGGGGCCTACGGCCATACAGACTGCGAATACACCTCTGACCTGCAGGATAGCTTCTTCAGAAGGGATCTGATAAATTCAGAGATGTGTTATCTATGA
- the linc.pou2af1 gene encoding colorectal cancer associated 2 isoform X2 codes for MSEKPKVYQGVRVKTTVKELLQRRRAELAAVKTLTLEFVPQNEFVSTLPAHYYDSFTGDSSGGAQQSLQSRAFPDPTGTVTLDNVFQNQQLLNVLLPEDSFGSSPLPPPLQVWPYGHQSPVDYYSHVMDPSSPSESLNQPSPVDYNGYSPQPSSSPSSSSSCYNSPSRMESGYGFAPEHYYCQNCSRQPCYCLPHWSVGPGECLPALEYGAYGHTDCEYTSDLQDSFFRRDLINSEMCYL; via the exons AAAAGCCTAAGGTGTACCAGGGCGTGCGCGTGAAGACCACAGTGAAAGAATTGCTACAGCGGCGAAGAGCTGAACTGGCGGCCGTTAAAACG CTAACACTGGAGTTCGTCCCGCAGAATGAATTTGTCTCCACGTTGCCTG CTCACTACTACGACTCGTTCACCGGAGATTCTAGCGGAGGTGCCCAGCAATCGCTTCAATCACGCGCCTTCCCAGACCCCACCGGCACGGTGACTTTGGACAACGTATTTCAGAATCAGCAGTTGTTAAACGTGCTTCTGCCAGAGGACAGCTTCGGGAGCAGCCCACTCCCGCCGCCCTTACAAGTCTGGCCCTATGGACACCAATCTCCCGTAGATTACTACAGTCACGTCATG gatccctcctccccttcggaGTCCCTGAACCAGCCGAGCCCGGTAGATTACAATGGGTactctcctcagccctcctcctcaccctcctcctcctcctcatgctaCAACTCTCCCAGCAGGATGGAGTCTGGCTATGGATTTGCTCCAGAGCACTACTACTGCCAGAACTGTAGTCGCCAGCCCTGTTATTGCCTGCCTCACTGGTCGGTAGGACCGGGCGAGTGCCTCCCCGCACTGGAGTACGGGGCCTACGGCCATACAGACTGCGAATACACCTCTGACCTGCAGGATAGCTTCTTCAGAAGGGATCTGATAAATTCAGAGATGTGTTATCTATGA